Proteins from one Coffea arabica cultivar ET-39 chromosome 8c, Coffea Arabica ET-39 HiFi, whole genome shotgun sequence genomic window:
- the LOC113707346 gene encoding long-chain-alcohol oxidase FAO4A-like has protein sequence MEHYNITGIGTEGLREKQEDFMATEFVEMEAGRPLMGRVKNPYSSSLSSRQMESLKALCDTYLPSIDGFHTKHDESTARFYQTSASVAGTPQRLGGLISERLQHPKLFMARLALWFLSTSIGTFALCGIASLSGNFPYLQKFSQVAPEKREQIVLSWSRSIIFPLRLLFTALKVLILLVFFSQVDDKEENLSWKAIGYCGPDPDFKRQTQRIKTLKQMFESAEDQKQDEASAEELFGPLYKGIVNLDRPKQFVFEKLQNAGFSVSASSHLKNAKSKYNRPSFRIKCDAVVVGSGSGGGVVAGILAKAGYKTLVLEKGNYFARTNLSLLEGSTMDQMYLGSGFMATEKMDVIFLAGSTVGGGSAVNWSSSIRTPPHVIKEWSESYELELFDSKLYEEALDAVCQKMGVQSEIENEGFNNMVLRKGCEELGYPVNTIPRNATADHYCGWCCFGCKDGRKKGTLETWLVDLLNSGNGLILPECKAIRVLHKRKNKKKGRHAVGVAFKFQNQGVEEIGIVESKVTIVACGALSTPELLIKSGLKNPNIGKHLHIHPVAMAWGYFPDTTPDPWPEAEKKSYEGGIMTAMSTVVANFEGSGYGAVIQTPALHPGMFSALMPWTSGRDFKDRMCKFSRTAHVFALARDKGSGKLLYPNSITYNMDKIDEENIKRGLEKVLRILASAGAEEIGTHHVKGRSINVKKVSYTEFDKFVKEESSRSLKDLATPICSAHQMGSCRMGVDPKISVANPIGETWEIEGLYLADSSVFPTALGVNPMVTVQAIAYCTAQSVLESLRRKRGK, from the exons ATGGAACACTACAACATTACTGGAATTGGTACCGAGGGTTTGCGTGAAAAGCAAGAAGATTTCATGGCAACAGAATTTGTTGAAATGGAAGCAGGAAGACCTCTTATGGGAAGAGTGAAAAATCCCTACTCCAGCTCCCTCTCTTCTCGCCAAATGGAGTCCCTTAAAGCCTTATGCGACACCTATTTGCCCTCAATAGATGGTTTCCACACAAAACATGATGAATCCACGGCTAGATTCTACCAAACTTCAGCCTCCGTGGCCGGAACTCCACAACGT CTTGGAGGATTGATAAGTGAAAGACTGCAACATCCAAAGCTTTTTATGGCAAGACTAGCACTGTGGTTTCTATCAACAAGTATAGGAACCTTTGCGTTGTGTGGGATTGCAAGTTTGTCAGGCAATTTTCCCTACTTGCAGAAGTTTTCTCAGGTTGCACCAGAAAAAAGAGAACAAATAGTGCTTTCGTGGTCCCGTAGCATCATATTTCCCTTAAGACTTCTCTTCACAGCCTTGAAAGTTCTCATTCTACTAGTATTCTTCAGCCAG GTGGATGACAAGGAGGAAAATCTGTCTTGGAAAGCAATTGGATATTGTGGACCTGATCCAGACTTCAAAAGACAAACTCAACGTATTAAAACAttaaaacaaatgtttgagtcAGCAGAAGACCAAAAACAAGACGAAGCAAGTGCAGAAGAGTTGTTTGGACCTCTATACAAAGGGATTGTTAATCTTGACAGACCTAAACAATTTGTCTTTGAGAAATTGCAAAATGCAGGGTTTTCTGTTTCCGCATCATCTCATTTGAAGAATGCAAAGTCAAAGTACAATAGGCCATCTTTCAGGATCAAATGTGATGCTGTTGTAGTTGGTTCTGGCTCTGGTGGAGGAGTTGTGGCTGGTATACTTGCAAAAGCAGGCTACAAGACTCTTGTCTTAGAAAAAGGTAATTATTTTGCAAGAACCAATCTTTCGCTTCTTGAAGGATCTACAATGGATCAAATGTACCTTGGGAGTGGTTTCATGGCAACCGAAAAAATGGATGTTATATTTCTTGCTGGATCAACAGTAGGTGGAGGATCTGCTGTGAATTGGTCATCGTCAATTCGAACGCCTCCCCATGTAATCAAAGAATGGAGTGAAAGCTATGAACTGGAATTATTTGATAGTAAATTATATGAGGAGGCTTTGGATGCTGTCTGTCAAAAAATGGGAGTTCAATCTGAAATTGAAAATGAAGGGTTCAACAACATGGTTTTGAGGAAAGGGTGTGAGGAATTAGGCTATCCTGTGAATACTATACCAAGAAATGCAACAGCTGATCATTATTGTGGCTGGTGCTGCTTTGGTTGTaaagatggaagaaagaaaggtACTTTAGAGACATGGCTGGTGGACCTACTCAATTCAGGCAATGGGCTGATTCTTCCAGAGTGCAAAGCCATAAGAGTCCTtcataaaaggaaaaacaagaaaaaaggaagacaTGCTGTTGGGGTTGCCTTCAAATTTCAGAATCAAGGAGTGGAAGAAATCGGCATTGTGGAGTCAAAAGTTACCATTGTTGCCTGTGGTGCTCTTTCTACTCCTGAATTACTGATAAAAAGTGGCTTAAAAAATCCTAACATTGGCAAGCACTTGCACATTCACCCAGTAGCTATGGCATGGGGCTATTTTCCTGATACAACGCCTGATCCATGGCCTGAAGCAGAGAAGAAAAGCTATGAAGGGGGCATAATGACTGCAATGTCAACAGTTGTGGCCAATTTCGAAGGATCAGGCTATGGTGCTGTGATTCAAACACCAGCGCTTCACCCTGGAATGTTTTCAGCCCTAATGCCCTGGACTTCAGGCCGAGATTTCAAAGACCGAATGTGCAAGTTTTCCAGGACTGCACATGTCTTTGCATTGGCAAGAGATAAAGGATCAGGGAAACTACTCTATCCAAATTCCATAACTTACAATATGGACAAGATTGATGAAGAGAATATCAAAAGAGGACTAGAGAAAGTCCTGAGGATACTTGCATCTGCTGGAGCTGAAGAAATCGGAACTCATCATGTCAAAGGAAGGAGCATTAATGTGAAGAAAGTAAGTTACACAGAGTTTGACAAGTTTGTGAAGGAAGAAAGCTCCAGATCACTGAAGGACCTTGCAACACCAATATGTTCAGCTCATCAGATGGGCAGTTGTCGAATGGGGGTGGATCCAAAGATATCGGTGGCAAATCCCATTGGTGAAACATGGGAGATTGAAGGACTATACCTTgctgattcaagtgtttttccAACTGCATTAGGTGTGAATCCAATGGTCACGGTACAAGCCATTGCTTACTGCACTGCTCAGTCTGTTCTTGAATCTTTAAGGAGGAAAAGAGGTAAATAG